From a region of the Paralichthys olivaceus isolate ysfri-2021 chromosome 4, ASM2471397v2, whole genome shotgun sequence genome:
- the cyp1d1 gene encoding cytochrome P450 1D1 isoform X3, with protein MLSGSDSSLYTKVTEEPTWGRKNYQHTSQGDHTKYPPLPGPTPWPLVGNLLQMGDQIHLSLTHLRLRYGDVFKMHLGSLTVVVLSGYSTIRQALVRQGDAFAGRPDLFTFSAVANGTSMTFSEKYGPAWMLHKKLCKNALRSFSQAEPRGSGATCLLEEHVCAEAAEMVEVIREQVAAKREMGQDVMGIDPVIPLVTSVANVVCALCFGKRYDYNDKEFLTIVHINNEVLRIFAAGNLADFFPVFRYFPSPSLRKMVQHIHRMNGFMERSIEEHINTFDRNCIRDITDALIALCEDREENKETSVLSNSQIIHTVVDIFGAGFDTIIAGLQWSLLYLVKFPDVQDRIQQEIDDHIGAARLPRFSDKTKMPFTEAFIYEVFRHASYIPFTIPHCTTRNITLNGYFIPKDTCVFINQYQVNHDVDQWGDPDTFRPERFLGPSGLLNKELMEKVLIFGMGKRRCLGDGFARLEMFVFLTTLLHGLRIENVPGQELDLSTDFGLTMKPRPYNITISSRF; from the exons ATGTTGTCTGGTTCTGACTCCTCGCTTTACACCAAAGTTACAGAGGAGCCTACATG GGGCCGAAAGAACTACCAACACACCTCCCAGGGGGACCACACTAaatatcctcctcttcctggcCCCACACCGTGGCCCCTTGTCGGTAACCTGCTCCAGATGGGGGACCAGATTCATCTTTCTCTAACACATCTGAGGCTCCGCTACGGTGATGTTTTCAAG ATGCATCTGGGCTCTTTGACTGTTGTGGTCCTGAGTGGATACTCCACCATCAGACAGGCACTGGTCCGACAGGGGGATGCTTTTGCAGGGCGGCCTGACCTTTTCACCTTTTCTGCTGTGGCCAACGGGACCAGTATGACCTTCAGTGAGAAGTACGGACCGGCCTGGATGCTCCATAAGAAGCTATGCAAAAATGCCCTCAGGTCTTTCTCCCAGGCTGAGCCCAGGGGATCTGGTGCCACCTGCCTGCTGGAGGAGCATGTCTGTGCTGAGGCTGCTGAGATGGTGGAGGTGATTCGGGAGCAGGTTGCTGCTAAAAGGGAAATGGGCCAAGATGTGATGGGCATAGATCCAGTGATACCCTTGGTAACCTCAGTGGCAAATGTTGTATGTGCCCTCTGTTTTGGGAAAAGGTATGACTACAATGATAAGGAGTTTCTCACTATTGTCCACATCAACAACGAGGTCCTGAGGATCTTTGCAGCAGGGAACCTGGCTGATTTTTTCCCTGTGTTTCGTTACTTTCCGAGTCCATCTCTGAGGAAGATGGTGCAGCACATCCACAGGATGAATGGATTCATGGAGAGGAGCATTGAGGAGCACATCAACACCTTTGATAGG aACTGTATCCGGGATATTACAGACGCTCTGATTGCACTTTGTGAGGACAGGGAGGAAAATAAGGAAACGTCTGTGCTCTCCAACTCTCAGATCATTCACACGGTCGTAGACATCTTTGGAGCAG GATTTGACACCATCATTGCTGGTTTACAGTGGAGCCTGTTGTACCTCGTCAAGTTTCCTGACGTCCAGGACAGAATCCAGCAGGAGATAG ATGACCACATAGGAGCAGCCAGACTGCCCAGGTTTTCAGATAAGACCAAGATGCCTTTCACGGAGGCGTTCATATATGAAGTGTTTCGTCATGCTTCCTACATCCCTTTCACCATACCTCACTG CACCACAAGAAACATCACCCTGAATGGATATTTCATTCCTAAAGACACATGTGTCTTCATCAATCAGTATCAAGTCAATCATGATGT TGATCAATGGGGCGACCCAGACACATTTCGCCCTGAGCGATTCCTGGGTCCATCAGGACTCCTCAACAAGGAGCTCATGGAGAAGGTTCTCATCTTTGGCATGGGGAAGAGACGCTGTCTTGGAGATGGATTTGCACGCTtggagatgtttgtgtttctcaccaCGCTGCTCCACGGGCTGCGGATTGAAAATGTCCCCGGGCAGGAGCTAGACCTCAGCACTGACTTTGGTCTGACGATGAAACCGCGTCCATACAATATCACCATCTCCTCTAGGTTTTAG
- the cyp1d1 gene encoding cytochrome P450 1D1 isoform X2, translated as MLSGSDSSLYTKVTEEPTCICSLPSKMKLTFGTLPIKENPCTSMSSVTVGLCLLTFLLMALRGRKNYQHTSQGDHTKYPPLPGPTPWPLVGNLLQMGDQIHLSLTHLRLRYGDVFKMHLGSLTVVVLSGYSTIRQALVRQGDAFAGRPDLFTFSAVANGTSMTFSEKYGPAWMLHKKLCKNALRSFSQAEPRGSGATCLLEEHVCAEAAEMVEVIREQVAAKREMGQDVMGIDPVIPLVTSVANVVCALCFGKSPSLRKMVQHIHRMNGFMERSIEEHINTFDRNCIRDITDALIALCEDREENKETSVLSNSQIIHTVVDIFGAGFDTIIAGLQWSLLYLVKFPDVQDRIQQEIDDHIGAARLPRFSDKTKMPFTEAFIYEVFRHASYIPFTIPHCTTRNITLNGYFIPKDTCVFINQYQVNHDVDQWGDPDTFRPERFLGPSGLLNKELMEKVLIFGMGKRRCLGDGFARLEMFVFLTTLLHGLRIENVPGQELDLSTDFGLTMKPRPYNITISSRF; from the exons ATGTTGTCTGGTTCTGACTCCTCGCTTTACACCAAAGTTACAGAGGAGCCTACATG TATTTGCAGTTTACCAAGCAAGATGAAACTGACGTTTGGGACTCTGCCCATCAAAGAGAACCCATGCACTTCTATGTCTAGTGTCACTGTCGGTCTGTGTCTTCTCACCTTCCTCCTGATGGCCCTCAGGGGCCGAAAGAACTACCAACACACCTCCCAGGGGGACCACACTAaatatcctcctcttcctggcCCCACACCGTGGCCCCTTGTCGGTAACCTGCTCCAGATGGGGGACCAGATTCATCTTTCTCTAACACATCTGAGGCTCCGCTACGGTGATGTTTTCAAG ATGCATCTGGGCTCTTTGACTGTTGTGGTCCTGAGTGGATACTCCACCATCAGACAGGCACTGGTCCGACAGGGGGATGCTTTTGCAGGGCGGCCTGACCTTTTCACCTTTTCTGCTGTGGCCAACGGGACCAGTATGACCTTCAGTGAGAAGTACGGACCGGCCTGGATGCTCCATAAGAAGCTATGCAAAAATGCCCTCAGGTCTTTCTCCCAGGCTGAGCCCAGGGGATCTGGTGCCACCTGCCTGCTGGAGGAGCATGTCTGTGCTGAGGCTGCTGAGATGGTGGAGGTGATTCGGGAGCAGGTTGCTGCTAAAAGGGAAATGGGCCAAGATGTGATGGGCATAGATCCAGTGATACCCTTGGTAACCTCAGTGGCAAATGTTGTATGTGCCCTCTGTTTTGGGAAAAG TCCATCTCTGAGGAAGATGGTGCAGCACATCCACAGGATGAATGGATTCATGGAGAGGAGCATTGAGGAGCACATCAACACCTTTGATAGG aACTGTATCCGGGATATTACAGACGCTCTGATTGCACTTTGTGAGGACAGGGAGGAAAATAAGGAAACGTCTGTGCTCTCCAACTCTCAGATCATTCACACGGTCGTAGACATCTTTGGAGCAG GATTTGACACCATCATTGCTGGTTTACAGTGGAGCCTGTTGTACCTCGTCAAGTTTCCTGACGTCCAGGACAGAATCCAGCAGGAGATAG ATGACCACATAGGAGCAGCCAGACTGCCCAGGTTTTCAGATAAGACCAAGATGCCTTTCACGGAGGCGTTCATATATGAAGTGTTTCGTCATGCTTCCTACATCCCTTTCACCATACCTCACTG CACCACAAGAAACATCACCCTGAATGGATATTTCATTCCTAAAGACACATGTGTCTTCATCAATCAGTATCAAGTCAATCATGATGT TGATCAATGGGGCGACCCAGACACATTTCGCCCTGAGCGATTCCTGGGTCCATCAGGACTCCTCAACAAGGAGCTCATGGAGAAGGTTCTCATCTTTGGCATGGGGAAGAGACGCTGTCTTGGAGATGGATTTGCACGCTtggagatgtttgtgtttctcaccaCGCTGCTCCACGGGCTGCGGATTGAAAATGTCCCCGGGCAGGAGCTAGACCTCAGCACTGACTTTGGTCTGACGATGAAACCGCGTCCATACAATATCACCATCTCCTCTAGGTTTTAG
- the cyp1d1 gene encoding cytochrome P450 1D1 isoform X1 has translation MLSGSDSSLYTKVTEEPTCICSLPSKMKLTFGTLPIKENPCTSMSSVTVGLCLLTFLLMALRGRKNYQHTSQGDHTKYPPLPGPTPWPLVGNLLQMGDQIHLSLTHLRLRYGDVFKMHLGSLTVVVLSGYSTIRQALVRQGDAFAGRPDLFTFSAVANGTSMTFSEKYGPAWMLHKKLCKNALRSFSQAEPRGSGATCLLEEHVCAEAAEMVEVIREQVAAKREMGQDVMGIDPVIPLVTSVANVVCALCFGKRYDYNDKEFLTIVHINNEVLRIFAAGNLADFFPVFRYFPSPSLRKMVQHIHRMNGFMERSIEEHINTFDRNCIRDITDALIALCEDREENKETSVLSNSQIIHTVVDIFGAGFDTIIAGLQWSLLYLVKFPDVQDRIQQEIDDHIGAARLPRFSDKTKMPFTEAFIYEVFRHASYIPFTIPHCTTRNITLNGYFIPKDTCVFINQYQVNHDVDQWGDPDTFRPERFLGPSGLLNKELMEKVLIFGMGKRRCLGDGFARLEMFVFLTTLLHGLRIENVPGQELDLSTDFGLTMKPRPYNITISSRF, from the exons ATGTTGTCTGGTTCTGACTCCTCGCTTTACACCAAAGTTACAGAGGAGCCTACATG TATTTGCAGTTTACCAAGCAAGATGAAACTGACGTTTGGGACTCTGCCCATCAAAGAGAACCCATGCACTTCTATGTCTAGTGTCACTGTCGGTCTGTGTCTTCTCACCTTCCTCCTGATGGCCCTCAGGGGCCGAAAGAACTACCAACACACCTCCCAGGGGGACCACACTAaatatcctcctcttcctggcCCCACACCGTGGCCCCTTGTCGGTAACCTGCTCCAGATGGGGGACCAGATTCATCTTTCTCTAACACATCTGAGGCTCCGCTACGGTGATGTTTTCAAG ATGCATCTGGGCTCTTTGACTGTTGTGGTCCTGAGTGGATACTCCACCATCAGACAGGCACTGGTCCGACAGGGGGATGCTTTTGCAGGGCGGCCTGACCTTTTCACCTTTTCTGCTGTGGCCAACGGGACCAGTATGACCTTCAGTGAGAAGTACGGACCGGCCTGGATGCTCCATAAGAAGCTATGCAAAAATGCCCTCAGGTCTTTCTCCCAGGCTGAGCCCAGGGGATCTGGTGCCACCTGCCTGCTGGAGGAGCATGTCTGTGCTGAGGCTGCTGAGATGGTGGAGGTGATTCGGGAGCAGGTTGCTGCTAAAAGGGAAATGGGCCAAGATGTGATGGGCATAGATCCAGTGATACCCTTGGTAACCTCAGTGGCAAATGTTGTATGTGCCCTCTGTTTTGGGAAAAGGTATGACTACAATGATAAGGAGTTTCTCACTATTGTCCACATCAACAACGAGGTCCTGAGGATCTTTGCAGCAGGGAACCTGGCTGATTTTTTCCCTGTGTTTCGTTACTTTCCGAGTCCATCTCTGAGGAAGATGGTGCAGCACATCCACAGGATGAATGGATTCATGGAGAGGAGCATTGAGGAGCACATCAACACCTTTGATAGG aACTGTATCCGGGATATTACAGACGCTCTGATTGCACTTTGTGAGGACAGGGAGGAAAATAAGGAAACGTCTGTGCTCTCCAACTCTCAGATCATTCACACGGTCGTAGACATCTTTGGAGCAG GATTTGACACCATCATTGCTGGTTTACAGTGGAGCCTGTTGTACCTCGTCAAGTTTCCTGACGTCCAGGACAGAATCCAGCAGGAGATAG ATGACCACATAGGAGCAGCCAGACTGCCCAGGTTTTCAGATAAGACCAAGATGCCTTTCACGGAGGCGTTCATATATGAAGTGTTTCGTCATGCTTCCTACATCCCTTTCACCATACCTCACTG CACCACAAGAAACATCACCCTGAATGGATATTTCATTCCTAAAGACACATGTGTCTTCATCAATCAGTATCAAGTCAATCATGATGT TGATCAATGGGGCGACCCAGACACATTTCGCCCTGAGCGATTCCTGGGTCCATCAGGACTCCTCAACAAGGAGCTCATGGAGAAGGTTCTCATCTTTGGCATGGGGAAGAGACGCTGTCTTGGAGATGGATTTGCACGCTtggagatgtttgtgtttctcaccaCGCTGCTCCACGGGCTGCGGATTGAAAATGTCCCCGGGCAGGAGCTAGACCTCAGCACTGACTTTGGTCTGACGATGAAACCGCGTCCATACAATATCACCATCTCCTCTAGGTTTTAG